From Sporosarcina sp. FSL W7-1349, a single genomic window includes:
- the gatA gene encoding Asp-tRNA(Asn)/Glu-tRNA(Gln) amidotransferase subunit GatA — protein sequence MTLVNKTAAELQSLLHSREVSVKELTQDTLNHIKKVDDKVQAFLTVTEEEAIAKAEQLDNGSEDNRGPLFGLPVGIKDNIVTKGVKTTCASKMLEDFVPVYDATVVERLDAAGMVSVGKLNMDEFAMGSTTERSAFQKTRNPWNLDFVPGGSSGGSAAAVAAGEVLFALGSDTGGSVRQPAAFCGVVGMKPTYGRVSRAGLVAFASSLDQIGTITRTVEDNALLLNAISGVDYRDSSSSPVEVPDFKSALTGDVKGMKIAVPKEYLGEGVAEEVKTAVREALQVLESLGAEWEEVSLPHSKYASATYYVIACSEASSNLSRFDGIRYGYRPEGVKNLEELYLRSRSEGFGHEVKKRILFGTYALSADHHEDVYVKSQKVRTLIAQDFASLFEKYDVIIGPTSATPAYEIGGLVKDPLTLYANDVLTVPINLAGIPAISVPCGFSEGLPIGLQIIGKHFDEATLYKVAHAYEQATEFHKRTPAIGEGTN from the coding sequence ATGACGTTAGTAAACAAAACGGCGGCTGAACTTCAATCGCTTTTACATAGCCGTGAAGTGTCCGTCAAGGAATTGACGCAAGACACGTTGAATCATATCAAAAAAGTGGATGACAAAGTTCAGGCATTCCTGACAGTGACCGAAGAAGAGGCGATTGCGAAAGCGGAACAATTGGATAACGGCTCCGAAGACAATCGCGGTCCTCTTTTCGGGCTGCCAGTCGGAATCAAAGATAATATTGTTACCAAAGGCGTTAAAACGACTTGTGCCAGTAAAATGCTGGAGGATTTCGTCCCTGTCTATGACGCAACGGTTGTAGAAAGATTGGACGCGGCGGGCATGGTATCTGTCGGTAAACTGAACATGGATGAATTTGCGATGGGATCTACAACTGAACGATCAGCATTTCAAAAAACGAGAAATCCATGGAACCTCGACTTTGTACCGGGTGGATCATCAGGCGGTTCGGCAGCTGCTGTCGCAGCGGGCGAAGTGTTATTCGCACTTGGTTCGGATACGGGCGGGTCTGTTCGCCAACCGGCTGCTTTCTGTGGTGTCGTCGGGATGAAACCGACATACGGACGCGTATCACGCGCTGGGTTGGTTGCGTTTGCTTCCTCCCTCGACCAAATCGGAACAATCACCCGTACGGTGGAAGATAATGCGCTTCTTCTTAATGCCATTTCGGGAGTCGACTACCGGGATAGCTCTTCTTCCCCAGTAGAGGTGCCGGATTTCAAATCCGCTTTGACAGGCGATGTCAAAGGGATGAAAATCGCGGTTCCAAAGGAATACCTTGGTGAAGGCGTCGCGGAAGAAGTGAAAACTGCAGTTCGTGAAGCATTGCAAGTGTTGGAATCACTTGGTGCAGAATGGGAAGAAGTTTCGCTTCCACATTCCAAATACGCTTCAGCAACTTACTACGTCATCGCCTGTTCGGAAGCCTCATCAAATTTATCCCGTTTCGATGGTATCCGGTATGGATACCGTCCGGAAGGCGTGAAAAATTTGGAAGAGCTTTATCTGCGTTCCCGGTCTGAAGGATTCGGCCATGAAGTGAAAAAAAGGATCCTCTTCGGAACATATGCGCTTAGCGCGGATCATCATGAAGATGTATACGTGAAATCGCAAAAGGTCCGTACGTTGATTGCTCAAGATTTCGCGTCCCTCTTTGAAAAATATGATGTTATCATCGGACCGACTTCGGCGACACCGGCCTATGAAATCGGTGGGCTTGTCAAGGATCCATTGACTTTGTATGCCAATGACGTGCTGACTGTTCCGATCAACCTTGCAGGAATCCCTGCGATTTCCGTGCCTTGCGGATTCTCTGAAGGATTGCCGATTGGTTTGCAGATCATCGGCAAACATTTTGATGAAGCGACTTTGTACAAAGTGGCACATGCGTACGAACAAGCGACGGAATTCCATAAGCGCACTCCGGCCATTGGGGAGGGAACCAACTGA
- the gatC gene encoding Asp-tRNA(Asn)/Glu-tRNA(Gln) amidotransferase subunit GatC translates to MTQFTKDDVQYFANFVRIGISDEDAEVYAEQLADMIQFSNVLKEADTENVAPMTHPIPLYNVLREDVQKDVLDRDEMLESVKEHEDGLIKVPSIL, encoded by the coding sequence ATGACGCAATTTACGAAAGACGATGTACAGTATTTCGCCAATTTTGTCAGAATCGGTATTTCTGATGAAGACGCTGAAGTGTACGCGGAGCAATTGGCGGATATGATCCAATTTTCCAATGTATTGAAAGAGGCGGATACGGAAAATGTCGCTCCGATGACACACCCGATCCCGCTATACAATGTGTTGCGTGAAGACGTTCAAAAGGACGTTCTAGACCGCGATGAAATGCTGGAGAGCGTAAAAGAGCATGAGGACGGGCTTATCAAAGTGCCATCCATTCTTTAA